GTCGCGGATACAATTTGCCGTCACCGCTATTTTCCATATGCTTTGGCCGGTGTTAACCACTGGTATGGGCATTTATCTAGTCATTGTCGAAGGATTATGGCTAAAAACCCGCAATCCTGACTACTATCATCACGCTCGCTTCTGGGCAAAACTCTACATTCTCAATTTCGGCATTGGAGTTGCTTCTGGTTTACCCATGGCCTTCCAGTTTGGCATGAATTGGGCGCCTTTTTCGGAAGCGGTGGGGGACTTTTTCGGAACTATCCTCGGTTTCGAGGGAACCATGGCCTTTATGCTAGAGGCTAGTTTTCTAGGAATTATGTTGTTTGGTTGGGGACGAGTTCCCCCTTTAATTCACTTCCTAGCGACAATTCTCGTCGCTTTCGGGGCTAATCTTTCCACTTTCTGGATTTTAACCGCTAATTCTTGGCTGCAAACCCCCGCCGGTGGCATCTTCGTGGATGGTAAATTTATCGTTCAGGATTACCTACAAGCGATTCTCAATCCCTTCATGGTTAATAGTTTCCTGCATATGTTTTTCGCTACTCTGGAAACTTCTTTATTCGTCATTGGTGGGATTAGTGCTTGGTATTTGCTCAATAAACGTCACATTAGCTTTTTTAGTCGTTCTCTCAAAATTGTTCTTACTCTAGCGATTGTTATTGCTCCCTTGCAAATTTTTGTCGGTCATCTTAGTGCCGAACAAGTGTATCACTATCAACCGGCTAAATTAGCCGCCATGGAAGCGCAATGGGAAACTATTCCTGCGGGAGAAACTGCCGGTTGGAGTTTGGTCGCTTTACCCAAGGATAAAGCGGAGACAAATAGCTGGGAAGTGAAAATTCCTAATGCTTTGGGTTATCTTTTGGAGTTAAAACCCAAGTTATCGGAACCTGTTCTCGGCTTAAAAACGTGGAAATACGAAGACAGACCGCACATGGTGGGGCTAATCTATTATTCCTTCCGGATTATGGTCGCT
This portion of the Microcystis aeruginosa NIES-2549 genome encodes:
- a CDS encoding cytochrome ubiquinol oxidase subunit I; the encoded protein is MDLLANPVALSRIQFAVTAIFHMLWPVLTTGMGIYLVIVEGLWLKTRNPDYYHHARFWAKLYILNFGIGVASGLPMAFQFGMNWAPFSEAVGDFFGTILGFEGTMAFMLEASFLGIMLFGWGRVPPLIHFLATILVAFGANLSTFWILTANSWLQTPAGGIFVDGKFIVQDYLQAILNPFMVNSFLHMFFATLETSLFVIGGISAWYLLNKRHISFFSRSLKIVLTLAIVIAPLQIFVGHLSAEQVYHYQPAKLAAMEAQWETIPAGETAGWSLVALPKDKAETNSWEVKIPNALGYLLELKPKLSEPVLGLKTWKYEDRPHMVGLIYYSFRIMVAIGLFLASLMTVTVGQWLRGQLSNEKIDSQKWLLRAWVFAAPLGYLAVETGWIVRCVGRQPWTVYNQIRTVDAASKLPAGEILTSLIGITAIYVVFLVSALYFGSLIIRQGPNLNLPLPGTQQETVTSPELNPRSLEAQQ